The Raoultibacter phocaeensis genome includes a window with the following:
- a CDS encoding phosphoribosylaminoimidazolesuccinocarboxamide synthase, whose product MTGIDIKPDAQGKVRDLYDLGDKLLLVASDRISAFDYILEDEIPYKGQVLTQLSCFWFELLDGVIENHLISADVADLPEQFKPYEDYLRGRFMLVKKADMFPIECIVRGYLAGSGLKEYEREGTVCGIELPEGLVNSSKLEDPLFTPSTKAEIGDHDENISFARTAELIGQSDAEALRDLSINVYSTARDHAAEQGIIIADTKFEFGRLGDSIILADEVLTPDSSRFWAADTYAPGQEQPSFDKQFVRNWLNDNWDRTGNPPRLPQDIIDKTSEKYIQAYERITGRTFEK is encoded by the coding sequence ATGACCGGAATCGATATCAAACCCGATGCGCAGGGAAAAGTGCGCGATCTGTACGATCTCGGCGACAAGCTCTTGCTCGTCGCATCGGATCGGATCTCGGCGTTCGATTACATCCTCGAGGATGAGATTCCCTATAAAGGCCAGGTGCTCACGCAGCTTTCGTGCTTCTGGTTCGAACTGCTTGACGGCGTGATCGAGAATCATCTGATTTCGGCTGACGTTGCCGATCTGCCCGAGCAGTTCAAGCCCTATGAAGACTACCTGCGCGGACGATTCATGCTCGTGAAAAAGGCCGACATGTTCCCGATCGAATGCATCGTGCGCGGCTACCTTGCGGGTAGCGGCCTCAAAGAGTACGAGCGCGAAGGCACCGTGTGCGGCATCGAACTGCCCGAGGGTTTGGTGAATTCGTCCAAGCTCGAAGACCCCCTCTTCACGCCTTCGACCAAAGCCGAAATCGGCGATCACGACGAGAACATCAGTTTCGCGCGCACCGCCGAGCTTATCGGCCAGTCGGATGCCGAAGCGCTGCGCGACCTGTCGATCAACGTGTATTCGACGGCGCGTGACCATGCGGCTGAGCAGGGCATCATCATAGCCGATACGAAGTTCGAATTCGGGCGTTTGGGCGATAGCATCATCCTGGCCGACGAAGTGCTTACCCCCGATTCGTCGCGGTTCTGGGCGGCCGACACGTATGCGCCCGGCCAAGAGCAGCCGAGCTTCGACAAGCAGTTCGTGCGCAACTGGCTGAACGACAACTGGGATCGCACGGGCAATCCGCCCCGCCTTCCGCAGGACATCATCGATAAGACGAGCGAGAAGTATATACAAGCCTACGAGCGCATCACCGGGCGCACGTTCGAGAAGTAA
- a CDS encoding phosphoribosylformylglycinamidine synthase: MVSRVYVEKKPGFDVEAQQLHEELQSILGIERLRGLRLVNRYDVEGISETLFEQCVPTVFSEPQTDIASTAMPETCGAYVFAVEYLPGQFDQRADSASECIQLISQGERPVVRSAKVYMLEGDLTESDIAAIKHYVINPIEAREASLEVRDTLQMPQPVPAMVEVLDGFLELDEAGLAAFIEERGLAMDLADIVFCQQYFAEEGRNPTITEIKMIDTYWSDHCRHTTFGTELSVEAIDDEAVRTAFEKYLAMRHELGRDEKPVCLMDMGTIGARYLKAKGILTGLDESEEINACTVRVKVDVDGEEQDWLYLFKNETHNHPTEIEPFGGAATCVGGAIRDPLSGRSYVYQAMRVTGAADPLVPVSETLPGKLPQRKLVTTAAAGYSSYGNQIGLATGQVNELYHPGYAAKRMEIGAVVGATPADHVRRETPAPGDVIVLLGGRTGRDGIGGATGSSKAHTLGSLESCGAEVQKGNAPVERKIQRLFRRKDACELIKRCNDFGAGGVSVAVGELADGLHIDLNRVPKKYDGLDGTELAISESQERMAVALAPEDVDTFLRLAVEENLEATPIATVTEEARVRMEWNGETIVDVSRAFLASNGAPKQQSVRVAEGGAYERTWPGTTLTERMHALVTDLNVASNKGLSERFDSTIGAASVLMPFGGSRQLTPSMAMVAKLPVDGETTTCSGMAWGFNPYLTEANPYVGSYIAVVESVSKLAAAGFTRKDMYLTFQEYFERLRNEPVRWGKPAAAVLGALMAQIDLGIGSIGGKDSMSGSFEDLDVPPTLVSFATAVGSVDRVTSPEFKQVGSRVVRIAPSVYDGVKPAAEGLLEALEIVEGLIGEGSALAVSTPGYGCTAEALFKMCLGNRIGLAMEASVTAEELFSPSYGSFLVELAADAPLPNASEGVCVGVVGTTTEAYAFSAAGETIDLAELQEAWEGKLEPVFPYRAAGDEVETVSFTDALPLTYSGSIAKPRVIIPVFPGNNCEYDTVRAFERAGAVADVFVVNNLTPDRVAESTEALVKAIKNSQIIMLPGGFSGGDEPDGSAKFITAFFRAPAVTEAVRDLLQNRDGLMLGICNGFQALVKLGLVPFGDIRPMDETCPTLTHNTIGRHQSRLVRTRVASNLSPWLSRCGVGDIHTVAISHGEGRFVASPEMLAQMKDAGQIATQYVDANGVPSMDLDVNPNGSVLAIEGITSPDGRVFGKMGHVERSGDGLYKNVPGNLYHPIFEGGVGYFTD; encoded by the coding sequence ATGGTTTCTCGTGTCTACGTGGAAAAAAAGCCCGGTTTCGACGTGGAGGCGCAGCAGCTGCACGAAGAGCTGCAAAGCATTTTGGGAATCGAACGGCTTCGCGGCTTGCGGCTTGTGAACCGCTACGATGTCGAGGGGATATCGGAGACGCTCTTCGAACAGTGCGTTCCGACGGTGTTCAGCGAGCCGCAGACCGATATCGCGTCGACCGCGATGCCCGAGACGTGCGGCGCGTACGTATTCGCGGTCGAGTATCTTCCCGGCCAGTTTGACCAGCGCGCCGATTCGGCGAGCGAGTGCATCCAGCTCATCAGCCAGGGCGAGCGCCCCGTCGTGCGCAGCGCGAAAGTGTACATGCTCGAAGGCGATTTGACCGAAAGCGACATTGCCGCCATCAAGCACTACGTGATCAATCCGATCGAAGCGCGCGAGGCGTCGCTTGAGGTGCGCGACACCCTCCAGATGCCTCAGCCGGTACCCGCCATGGTGGAGGTGCTCGACGGATTCTTGGAGCTTGACGAAGCGGGGCTTGCCGCGTTCATCGAAGAGCGCGGTCTGGCGATGGATCTGGCGGATATCGTGTTCTGCCAGCAGTACTTCGCCGAAGAAGGCCGCAACCCCACGATCACCGAAATCAAAATGATCGATACGTACTGGTCGGACCATTGCCGTCACACCACGTTCGGCACCGAGCTTTCGGTAGAGGCGATCGACGACGAGGCCGTGCGCACCGCTTTTGAGAAGTACCTTGCCATGCGCCACGAACTCGGACGCGATGAGAAGCCCGTGTGCCTCATGGACATGGGCACGATCGGCGCGCGCTACCTCAAGGCGAAGGGCATTCTAACCGGACTCGATGAGTCCGAGGAGATCAATGCCTGCACCGTGCGCGTGAAGGTCGATGTGGACGGCGAGGAGCAGGATTGGCTGTACCTCTTCAAGAACGAGACGCACAACCATCCCACCGAAATCGAGCCGTTCGGCGGCGCGGCAACCTGCGTGGGAGGTGCCATCCGCGATCCGCTTTCAGGGCGCAGCTACGTGTACCAAGCCATGCGTGTGACTGGTGCGGCCGATCCGCTCGTGCCGGTTTCCGAAACGCTGCCGGGAAAGCTGCCGCAGCGCAAGCTCGTAACCACGGCCGCCGCCGGTTATTCTTCCTACGGCAACCAGATCGGCCTTGCAACGGGCCAGGTGAACGAATTGTACCATCCCGGTTACGCGGCCAAGCGCATGGAAATCGGCGCCGTTGTGGGGGCGACGCCTGCCGACCACGTGCGTCGCGAGACGCCGGCACCGGGCGATGTGATCGTGCTCTTGGGCGGGCGTACGGGTCGCGACGGCATCGGCGGGGCCACGGGTTCTTCCAAGGCGCATACGCTCGGATCGCTCGAGAGCTGCGGTGCCGAAGTGCAGAAGGGCAACGCGCCTGTCGAGCGTAAGATCCAGCGTCTGTTCCGCCGGAAAGACGCCTGCGAGCTCATCAAGCGCTGCAATGATTTCGGGGCAGGCGGCGTGTCGGTTGCAGTCGGAGAGCTGGCCGATGGCCTGCATATCGATCTGAACCGCGTGCCGAAGAAGTACGACGGTCTCGATGGCACCGAACTCGCGATCTCGGAGAGCCAAGAGCGCATGGCCGTGGCGCTTGCGCCCGAAGATGTGGATACGTTTCTGCGCCTTGCCGTCGAGGAGAACCTCGAGGCCACGCCGATCGCCACGGTGACTGAAGAGGCGCGCGTACGCATGGAGTGGAACGGCGAGACCATCGTGGATGTGAGCCGCGCGTTCCTTGCCTCGAACGGTGCACCGAAACAGCAGAGCGTGCGGGTGGCCGAGGGCGGCGCATACGAGCGCACGTGGCCCGGCACGACGCTTACCGAGCGCATGCATGCGCTCGTGACCGATTTGAATGTGGCTTCCAACAAGGGCCTTTCCGAGCGGTTCGATTCGACGATCGGCGCGGCGAGCGTGCTTATGCCCTTCGGCGGATCGCGCCAGCTCACGCCGAGCATGGCTATGGTGGCCAAGCTGCCCGTCGACGGGGAGACGACCACGTGCAGCGGCATGGCGTGGGGCTTCAATCCGTATCTCACCGAGGCGAACCCCTACGTCGGGTCGTACATCGCCGTCGTGGAGAGCGTTTCTAAGCTTGCAGCCGCAGGCTTCACGCGTAAGGACATGTACCTGACGTTTCAGGAGTACTTCGAGCGCTTGCGCAACGAACCCGTGCGGTGGGGCAAGCCCGCAGCAGCGGTTCTCGGCGCGCTCATGGCTCAGATCGATCTGGGTATCGGCTCCATCGGCGGCAAAGATTCCATGTCGGGCAGCTTCGAGGATCTCGATGTGCCGCCAACGCTCGTAAGCTTTGCAACGGCGGTGGGGTCGGTCGACCGTGTGACGTCGCCCGAGTTCAAGCAGGTGGGAAGCCGCGTGGTGCGGATAGCCCCGAGCGTCTATGACGGCGTGAAGCCTGCGGCGGAGGGCTTGCTCGAAGCGCTCGAAATCGTGGAAGGGCTCATCGGCGAAGGGTCAGCGCTCGCAGTATCGACCCCGGGATACGGGTGCACGGCGGAAGCGCTGTTCAAGATGTGTCTCGGCAATCGCATCGGCCTTGCGATGGAAGCAAGCGTGACGGCCGAGGAACTGTTCTCGCCCTCGTACGGGAGCTTCCTCGTGGAACTTGCCGCAGATGCCCCGCTTCCGAATGCGAGCGAGGGGGTATGCGTGGGCGTCGTGGGCACGACTACCGAAGCCTATGCGTTTTCGGCTGCAGGCGAGACGATCGATCTTGCCGAGCTGCAGGAAGCATGGGAGGGTAAGCTTGAGCCGGTATTCCCGTACCGCGCCGCGGGCGACGAGGTCGAAACGGTGAGCTTTACCGATGCGCTGCCGCTCACCTACAGCGGCTCGATTGCCAAGCCGCGCGTGATCATTCCGGTGTTTCCGGGCAACAACTGCGAATACGACACCGTGCGCGCTTTCGAGCGTGCGGGGGCTGTGGCCGATGTGTTCGTGGTGAACAACCTCACGCCCGACCGTGTTGCCGAAAGCACCGAGGCGTTGGTGAAAGCTATCAAAAACAGCCAGATCATCATGTTGCCCGGTGGCTTCTCGGGGGGCGACGAGCCCGACGGCTCGGCCAAATTCATCACGGCGTTCTTCCGTGCTCCCGCAGTCACCGAAGCGGTGCGCGACCTTTTGCAGAACCGCGACGGCCTTATGCTCGGCATCTGCAACGGGTTCCAGGCGCTCGTGAAGCTCGGCCTCGTGCCGTTCGGCGATATTCGCCCTATGGACGAAACATGCCCGACGCTCACCCATAACACCATCGGACGCCATCAGAGCCGCCTTGTGCGCACACGTGTAGCGTCGAACCTTTCGCCGTGGCTTTCGCGCTGTGGAGTGGGCGATATCCATACGGTTGCCATCAGCCATGGGGAAGGCCGCTTCGTGGCGAGTCCCGAAATGCTTGCGCAGATGAAAGACGCTGGCCAGATTGCCACGCAGTACGTCGATGCGAACGGCGTACCGTCGATGGACTTGGACGTGAATCCCAACGGCTCGGTGCTCGCCATCGAGGGTATCACAAGTCCCGACGGCCGCGTCTTCGGCAAAATGGGCCACGTGGAGCGCAGCGGCGACGGCTTGTACAAAAACGTTCCCGGCAATCTGTACCACCCGATCTTCGAAGGCGGCGTAGGGTACTTCACCGATTAA
- a CDS encoding SLC13 family permease, with translation MLDKLITFFRTEAVLCIAAVCALASMAFVPPDASYATYIDTRVLILLFSLMAAVSGLKECGLFSILAQKLLESKRPMRLIALTLVMLPFFSSMLVTNDVALIAFVPFAVLVLAHAGQTRHLAWVIVLQTIAANLGGMVTPIGNPQNLYLFTYYSITFGDFLRALLPFGVLSLVVLAAASMATGGGSTDVSLPLSLSRGGTKRIALHGILFALSLLAVLRVVEPIVLLAVVVCALALFDRTVFRRVDYGLLLTFVCFFVFAGNMGRIEAVRELLEACMGTHPLITSVAASQVISNVPAAVLLSGFTETWQSLLIGVDLGGLGTPIASLASLISLRIYLHVDGARIGRFMLVFGAANAVMLALLLGLYAILYVV, from the coding sequence ATGCTCGATAAGTTGATCACGTTTTTCCGTACTGAAGCAGTGCTCTGCATCGCGGCCGTGTGTGCACTTGCTTCGATGGCGTTCGTTCCCCCCGACGCCTCGTATGCTACCTATATCGATACGCGGGTGCTCATTCTGCTTTTTAGCCTCATGGCTGCCGTGTCGGGTCTCAAGGAATGCGGACTTTTTTCGATACTTGCACAAAAGCTGCTCGAAAGCAAACGACCGATGCGGCTGATAGCACTCACGCTCGTCATGCTTCCGTTCTTTTCGTCGATGCTCGTTACTAACGACGTTGCCCTTATCGCGTTCGTACCTTTCGCTGTGCTCGTGCTCGCCCATGCCGGGCAGACGCGCCATCTTGCCTGGGTTATCGTTTTGCAGACGATTGCTGCGAACCTTGGCGGTATGGTAACGCCGATCGGCAATCCCCAGAACCTGTACCTATTTACCTATTATTCGATTACATTTGGTGATTTCCTGCGAGCGCTGCTTCCGTTCGGCGTGCTCTCGCTGGTTGTGCTGGCAGCGGCATCGATGGCGACGGGCGGCGGATCGACCGACGTGTCGCTTCCCCTTTCGCTATCGCGGGGTGGAACGAAACGAATTGCCCTTCATGGGATCCTTTTCGCGCTTTCGCTGCTGGCGGTGCTGCGCGTTGTGGAGCCGATCGTTCTGCTTGCGGTGGTCGTATGCGCCCTTGCGCTATTCGACCGCACGGTTTTCAGGCGCGTCGATTACGGATTGCTGCTCACGTTCGTCTGCTTTTTCGTGTTCGCAGGCAACATGGGGCGGATCGAAGCGGTGCGCGAGCTGCTCGAAGCGTGCATGGGCACGCATCCCCTGATAACATCCGTCGCCGCAAGCCAGGTGATCAGCAACGTGCCTGCTGCTGTGCTTCTGTCGGGTTTCACGGAGACGTGGCAAAGCCTGCTCATCGGCGTCGACCTCGGAGGATTGGGCACTCCCATCGCCTCGCTTGCGAGTCTTATTTCGCTGCGCATCTATCTGCATGTCGATGGAGCGCGCATTGGGAGGTTCATGCTCGTGTTCGGGGCGGCGAACGCCGTCATGCTCGCGCTGCTACTCGGTTTGTACGCGATTTTGTATGTGGTGTAG
- a CDS encoding molybdopterin-dependent oxidoreductase, protein MRKGMNPDLYREEWQWQEGDMTVTRSCQWSGPGCHQGCNVLFYTKDDKLVKIEGDPRSAVNEGRLCMRCLAMVEAVNHPDRILHPLRRVGERGENKWEEITMDEAYAIIAEKAREVTEEYGPKSIVTGIGTGRNATWQTSSLAFAGFKTPNDTAGMLSGDCCYTPRLQAMNAIFGSDFIADCAQLSAERFDDPEYRRPDVILNWACNPVVSNADGFFGHWIIDCMQHGSKLFVVDTRVTWMAAHADIFLQLRPGTDAAVALGICNVMLQEDLYDKDFCDKWVYGMEALEERASAYTPEVVEKITWVPAEKIVEAARYLGQAGTVALQWGLPLDQTKWAVGASLAVAAVEVLTGSIDVPGGFVNVKYGHVQSDIRENICKGMGKEVREGRLGDGKYALRTVGFGPHSMGDDILLAMETGEPYPIKMGFLCSTNSFINMAGESKRVYEAWQKVPFVVVCDLFMTPTAAGCADIVLPIAMGCERWGIRAWFTPLRAINKILQAGDARGDEQIMLELGQILNPDMFFWDTVPEMNEYVMKNLSSMPFDITWEELQEKTLVYPKFQYRKYETGDMRFDKQPGFNTTTGRIELYCTMYDSAGIDPLPSFKEPTCSPISAPEEAKEYPFVLTTGRRSWEFFHSEHRQLKSIREFHPWPLCEINTQDAEALGINDGDWVYLENQWGKVMQKAEVSDGILRGTIMAEHGWWFPERSGKLEDGLYGAFDSNINCLTIQNDMATAGYGSSYKTQMCKVYKVEDGTEPQGDMPENVGRNQFDVVNR, encoded by the coding sequence ATGAGAAAGGGAATGAATCCTGATCTCTATCGCGAAGAGTGGCAATGGCAAGAAGGGGATATGACGGTCACGCGCAGTTGCCAGTGGTCTGGACCCGGATGCCATCAAGGCTGCAACGTGCTGTTCTACACCAAGGACGACAAGCTCGTGAAAATCGAGGGCGATCCGCGTTCGGCAGTGAACGAAGGCAGGCTGTGCATGCGCTGCCTCGCCATGGTCGAGGCGGTCAACCATCCCGACCGCATCCTGCATCCGCTCAGGCGCGTGGGCGAGCGCGGCGAGAACAAGTGGGAAGAAATCACGATGGACGAAGCATACGCCATCATCGCCGAAAAGGCGCGCGAGGTTACCGAAGAATACGGTCCCAAGTCCATCGTTACCGGTATCGGTACAGGGCGCAACGCCACGTGGCAGACGTCTTCGCTCGCATTCGCTGGGTTCAAGACGCCTAACGATACGGCCGGTATGCTTTCGGGCGACTGCTGCTACACGCCCCGCCTGCAGGCTATGAACGCCATCTTCGGCTCCGACTTCATCGCCGACTGCGCCCAGCTTTCTGCAGAGCGCTTCGACGATCCTGAGTATCGCCGTCCCGACGTTATCCTCAACTGGGCGTGCAATCCGGTCGTTTCCAACGCCGATGGGTTCTTCGGACATTGGATCATCGATTGCATGCAGCACGGCTCCAAGCTCTTCGTGGTTGACACCCGCGTTACGTGGATGGCTGCTCATGCCGACATCTTCTTGCAGCTGCGTCCCGGCACCGACGCCGCGGTCGCTTTGGGCATCTGCAACGTGATGCTGCAAGAAGACCTCTACGATAAAGATTTCTGCGACAAGTGGGTCTACGGCATGGAGGCTTTAGAGGAGCGCGCTTCTGCTTACACGCCCGAAGTTGTTGAGAAGATCACTTGGGTTCCCGCAGAAAAGATCGTCGAAGCAGCCCGCTACCTGGGGCAAGCGGGCACGGTCGCTTTGCAGTGGGGATTGCCGCTCGACCAGACGAAATGGGCTGTTGGCGCTTCGCTCGCCGTTGCCGCTGTCGAAGTCCTTACGGGCTCCATCGACGTACCCGGCGGGTTCGTGAACGTGAAGTACGGCCACGTGCAGTCCGATATCCGCGAGAACATTTGCAAGGGTATGGGCAAAGAGGTGCGCGAAGGCCGTCTGGGCGACGGCAAATACGCGCTGCGCACGGTCGGTTTCGGGCCGCATTCCATGGGAGACGACATCCTGCTCGCCATGGAAACCGGCGAGCCCTATCCCATCAAGATGGGCTTTCTCTGCTCCACCAACAGCTTCATCAACATGGCAGGCGAATCCAAGCGCGTCTACGAGGCGTGGCAGAAGGTTCCGTTCGTGGTCGTGTGCGATCTGTTCATGACGCCGACGGCTGCCGGCTGCGCCGATATCGTGCTGCCGATCGCCATGGGGTGCGAGCGTTGGGGTATCCGCGCCTGGTTCACCCCGCTGCGCGCCATCAACAAGATACTCCAAGCGGGCGATGCTCGCGGCGATGAGCAGATCATGCTCGAGCTCGGCCAGATCCTCAATCCTGACATGTTCTTCTGGGATACCGTACCCGAGATGAACGAATACGTGATGAAGAACCTCTCCTCGATGCCCTTCGACATCACGTGGGAAGAGCTGCAGGAGAAAACACTCGTATACCCGAAGTTCCAGTACCGCAAGTACGAGACGGGCGACATGCGCTTCGACAAGCAGCCGGGCTTCAACACGACCACGGGGCGCATCGAACTGTACTGCACCATGTACGATTCGGCGGGCATCGATCCCTTGCCGAGCTTCAAGGAGCCTACGTGCAGTCCCATCTCGGCTCCCGAAGAGGCCAAAGAGTATCCTTTCGTGCTCACCACAGGCCGCCGCAGCTGGGAGTTCTTCCACTCCGAGCATCGTCAGCTCAAATCGATACGCGAATTCCATCCATGGCCTCTGTGCGAAATCAATACGCAGGATGCCGAAGCGCTTGGTATCAACGACGGCGATTGGGTGTATCTGGAAAACCAGTGGGGCAAGGTTATGCAGAAAGCCGAGGTATCCGACGGCATTCTGAGGGGCACCATCATGGCCGAGCACGGATGGTGGTTCCCCGAACGCTCAGGCAAGCTCGAAGATGGCCTGTACGGCGCATTCGATTCGAACATCAACTGCCTGACCATCCAAAACGACATGGCGACAGCGGGATACGGATCGTCCTATAAAACCCAAATGTGCAAAGTCTACAAGGTCGAGGATGGGACCGAGCCGCAAGGCGATATGCCCGAAAACGTCGGGCGCAACCAATTCGACGTCGTGAACCGCTAG
- a CDS encoding 4Fe-4S dicluster domain-containing protein: MLNGLLINYNFCTGCHSCEMACKVEHGFEEGEWGIKLTQQGPNLIKDDTWEFNFIPTPTDRCDLCADRVKEGRLPTCVHHCQGLCMEYGPVDELAKQMTSSHMVLFVPCEE, from the coding sequence ATGTTGAACGGCTTGCTTATCAATTACAACTTCTGCACCGGCTGCCATAGCTGCGAAATGGCGTGCAAGGTGGAACACGGTTTCGAAGAGGGGGAATGGGGCATCAAGCTTACCCAGCAAGGTCCCAACCTCATCAAAGACGACACGTGGGAATTCAACTTCATACCCACACCGACCGACCGCTGCGACCTGTGCGCCGATCGTGTGAAGGAAGGACGCCTTCCCACATGCGTGCATCACTGCCAGGGCCTGTGCATGGAATACGGCCCGGTAGACGAGCTGGCAAAGCAGATGACGTCGTCGCACATGGTGCTGTTCGTACCGTGTGAGGAATAG
- a CDS encoding trigger factor, translating to MGQTGFKKLVAEEKDGGMRIEIEIVVDAARVNETLDEFYRLMAQVRGMGAKADDRLSLKERLAEEISAQEVEAASKDFLLNRFTMEAVRELGIDTVLTPGVHADDPPCFNRDFSFTASLTPRPRLSLTDIGPVEVQRPIVSIDESDIDAQIAYSAQQCAEYQASAHGEIRRGDYAVMDIGMTKNGKPCKDLSGLRRRVEISEGLLPVAFIENVLSMRAGEERSFSFSVPAEDGEKTDRYEAAVRLYEVQERVVPVVDDAWVARVLPQFGDVAGVRAHIRADLESQKAKVEQQELVLRVRSALEKRLVGVVPDEMYQEAKDSLMATTLAKIEAQGQTFEAYCEEHGTTKDEFTMQAFMQAAETLRQNLALDVLARERGIAAATEDVAAAKGALPAGLAALSDEEFERRGFASSLGESIRRKKALAWLMETAQVEN from the coding sequence ATGGGTCAGACAGGATTCAAGAAGCTCGTCGCCGAGGAGAAAGACGGCGGCATGCGCATCGAAATCGAAATTGTGGTCGATGCCGCACGGGTCAATGAAACGCTTGACGAATTCTATCGTTTGATGGCGCAGGTGAGGGGAATGGGTGCGAAGGCTGATGATCGACTGTCCCTGAAAGAGCGCCTTGCCGAAGAGATAAGCGCCCAGGAAGTCGAAGCTGCGAGCAAGGATTTCCTGCTCAATCGGTTCACGATGGAGGCTGTGCGCGAGCTCGGCATCGATACGGTGCTCACGCCGGGTGTCCACGCCGACGATCCGCCATGCTTCAATCGGGATTTCTCGTTCACGGCGAGCCTTACTCCGCGCCCCCGCCTTTCGCTTACCGACATAGGTCCCGTTGAGGTGCAACGACCTATTGTCTCGATCGATGAAAGCGACATCGACGCTCAGATTGCGTACTCGGCGCAGCAGTGCGCCGAGTACCAGGCCTCCGCTCATGGAGAAATCCGTAGAGGCGATTATGCCGTTATGGATATCGGGATGACAAAGAACGGAAAGCCGTGCAAGGACCTCTCGGGCCTGCGTCGCCGCGTCGAGATATCCGAAGGCCTGTTACCTGTCGCATTCATCGAGAACGTTCTTTCGATGCGCGCAGGCGAAGAGCGTTCGTTTTCGTTTTCGGTGCCCGCAGAAGACGGCGAAAAGACCGATCGCTACGAAGCTGCCGTCAGGCTCTACGAAGTGCAAGAGCGCGTGGTTCCCGTTGTGGATGACGCGTGGGTGGCGCGCGTGCTCCCGCAGTTCGGCGATGTGGCGGGGGTTCGAGCGCACATCCGCGCCGATCTTGAGTCCCAGAAAGCGAAAGTCGAACAGCAAGAGCTGGTTTTGCGGGTTCGTTCTGCTTTGGAAAAGCGGCTCGTCGGCGTTGTTCCCGACGAGATGTACCAAGAAGCGAAAGACTCGTTGATGGCAACGACCCTCGCCAAAATCGAAGCGCAGGGCCAAACGTTCGAAGCGTACTGCGAAGAGCACGGCACAACCAAAGACGAATTCACCATGCAGGCATTCATGCAAGCTGCCGAGACGCTCCGTCAAAACCTTGCGCTCGACGTACTGGCACGGGAGCGGGGCATTGCGGCTGCGACAGAGGACGTGGCTGCTGCGAAAGGCGCGCTTCCTGCGGGTCTTGCAGCCCTGTCGGATGAGGAGTTCGAGCGGCGCGGGTTTGCTTCGTCGCTCGGTGAAAGCATTCGCCGCAAGAAAGCCCTGGCATGGTTGATGGAAACGGCACAGGTTGAAAACTAG